From the genome of Candidatus Eisenbacteria bacterium, one region includes:
- a CDS encoding cytochrome c maturation protein CcmE — protein sequence MAVGKGVRLGVGIAVILAASLYLGITGFREGKAYYHTVEEMEREGNALAGTRIKVGGRVEPGSLGWAGSGLRFRLAQDGRAIPVLYTGDAPVPDTFGEGSEAVIEGTLREDGLFEARRIQTKCASKYEAAYGRSGTGGS from the coding sequence ATGGCCGTGGGCAAAGGGGTCCGGCTGGGCGTCGGGATCGCCGTCATTCTCGCCGCTTCGCTTTATCTCGGGATCACCGGTTTCCGTGAGGGGAAGGCGTACTACCACACCGTCGAGGAGATGGAGCGGGAGGGGAACGCGCTCGCCGGAACGAGGATCAAGGTGGGAGGGCGCGTCGAGCCGGGGAGCCTCGGCTGGGCCGGCTCGGGGCTCCGTTTTCGCCTCGCCCAGGACGGGCGGGCGATCCCGGTTCTCTACACGGGCGACGCTCCCGTGCCGGACACCTTCGGCGAGGGTTCCGAGGCGGTGATCGAGGGGACGCTCCGAGAAGACGGCCTTTTCGAAGCGCGCCGGATCCAAACCAAGTGCGCCTCCAAGTATGAAGCGGCTTACGGCCGGAGCGGGACGGGCGGGTCGTGA